tgatctttagacgcctaattgcatttgttgagatgtcatgagttggttggtttagtcattgtaagggggatcgctgcatttcatgtagattgcattcatgcatatttttgcTTTGTTTTTTAGTCTGTGACGATTGAGGACAatcatcgatttaagtttgggggtgtgatatgtggcattttataccacttagaacgtcttataatgacttgaattgatgtcttgaaatcaagtattctgtgtatttgatgcgttttctagtatttttgtatttcagggtataacttgtgtatgtaggaagaattcatcaaaataagcctagggaagtgcttggcattggttgtgcaaagttaggagcagaattaagcaaagttaggagcagaatgcaggtttttccagaaggtgctggagcgcccgcccaggaagctggggcggccgcccggggatgtaaaattaaatactgaattttgaaatccttattctgatggacttctgagacggctggttcttgtgggcttctatataagtagttttcagagacgtttcacagtgtggtggtattaagcaaggagcaaggagagaagaaagaagaccgttttagcacatcataatgaagaagaggaagcatacgtttcttgtgattcttttattcgttgtaacagtggatgctagttttctttactttgaaccttattacatttatgacgtactctggtttttaataagtatttttattagtttattttgtgtgttattatcatgttttcatatgaacccatggtgatgatcagttctatcatgggctaatcgtgatcatggggtcgtagcggatttactatagagttctttagttagttgtttaataccttggtgtgtgatgattgtatgatatctagcataggttgtgcttattcgtcttatgtgcgtcgcgaacatataagatagtgtgttaatcaCTTGTGAAGCGACATTGGATCttaagatttagaacttgccatgctagcataggttcatgtatgtgtatgcatgattagtggttaactctaaccgttttacttgccctgtttagtcataatgaataacttgcgcttaaatcgttatgttgtcaaattctgtagacatatagggtcttaacataattgatgcctattcaacttctatcttaattgtggatatttggtagaatggtatttgtacaacgaaagttggattttatcagtttcgtgttgttcgattaatatcatcaccattacatgctaagagtaataacaataactattgaaggaagtagtaatgaagttatgatctcatgtgtgtttgatattgttaattcaagtgttaattaagtgttttattctcgtagttaattgtagttaataaatGGCAAATCAACCTAAAAgagttattgtcttgacattgagaagtaatcatacattggagagtgagtgttaattaaataaatttagtctgagtctctgtgggaacgaactagaaattattctatattacttgcgaacacgtatacttgcgtgaattattagcgtgtgttttgtgcctaacaataCATTactgttgagcaagattgaagctgtatgtataactcaacaatattggtttggataactcaaaatagaacaaaggactttgaaataatctatattccactagaatcagtacaaattgtttattgggcatatacactatggttttggtagctacagtgaagaagatgtcaacagtgatccgtatgaagttcattaatatgtttaggcatcggaggaataaagttggagtcattcgaagaaGATATCaggatcagtgtgaagacctcaaggattcttAGTGAAGTTGTTAATATTTGATAGAAGACTTGACAATGATTTAAGAAGATatagtacgaaggcctgagagcaaAATTAGTCACCTGTAaaccagaccattgcactaggTGTCAGTGATTCGTGAAAGGAAACTGAGTATTATCATTAGGAAGATTGTTAAGTGAGAATTTATATCTGGGAATACATGTTTCATGGTTTATACGAAGACTCGGGAGAGAAGACTTGAAGGCAGGATAACTTTGGGATTGCAGTGTTCTACAtaaactaagtcaaagtgatcatTACCTTGTAGTAGAACTCACCGTGATCAGTCTATTGCATATCAGAAGCAATATCCTGGAAAATACAGTTCAATATCTAAGTACAGGAACTGATCTTGGTTTGGTACGAGACTCAGGGAATAAACAGGAGCTAAAACAAAATCACAAGTGCATGTATATACACATTGGTCGCCACTTAGCTTGTATGGGAATATTTCTAAGGCAAAAATCACTTCCTAGCCATACTACTAGGTCTTGGTCGCAAGTAAGaaacaagaaaaaaaaatagaaatgcTCCCATGTGCAGCTAGGACCCACTGAATCTTTCTTTGGCTTATACAAGGAGCCAAGGTCGCAAAAAACCTCATCCTAGCCCTCCAAGGTCACAAGTTAGTTCCTCCATAGGAGAACAAGTCACAGGTTAGGGCCTAGAGGGAAGCTGTGGTCGCCAGTTAGGGAATCAAGCCAAGAAACTAAGTACAAAACTTCCTCTCTAGCAACCAAGGTAACAAGTAACTCTCCCTTGCTTGTATAGGTCGCAAGTAAACATGAATTTGGCTAAGGCAATTTGTCTTGTTTCCTTGGAGTCGCCGGTAACACTTGGGAATATTTCTGTAAGTCCTAAAATGCCTCCTAGTCACAAGTTATCAAAGAAAAGCTACATTGGACGCAAGTAACATGATTTTTACAGGTTTTCAATTTGAAATACTTGGATACAAATCAGTCACGTAGCTTTTCTTCTCTCTCCAGCCTATCAGTCTATATAAACAATAGATGCAGATTGAAAATGAATCTCTCCCACATTGAATATAACAAAGCTCTTGCAAATTGTATTCAGATTTCTTaaaagcttgatttgacaagTAGAGGTCATGCCCAATTTGATTCACACTATTTAAAGCCTTaaaaacttgtaacactcattatttaaagcttctttgattgtatttaatatcatTTGATAAGAGCTTTTATAGCGATTGGGAATTTCGCGATCATTTGATGTCATTTGATAAAAACTTGTTGCATAATAGTAACTGGGAACATTAAGtaactcgttccagtttgatgagtcagctaagaaattaagctgtgttgtcgggccgtcaagttTAACGAGACCTGTAttaaaagggattaaagtgtttaagaGTTCGAATGTGAATTATATTTGATGGTCTTGTGTGTTTGCATGATATTTGATATTTACGTGTTCAAATTTGTGTTCGatggtattttaaataatttataaggattttattgatctttaatcatttttataaaattatagaaatgTGATTAAGGTGTGAAATTTGCTTTATTGCCTTTAAAATAGTCCAAGAGACTTTTTAAAATTATCAGTGGGATTTATGTGGATGCTTTGATATttgaaatgattttataaagtttAAATTCTATTATTTgggttttatttataaaatccataacaaataatctattcgctcaagaatttatttaaaaatataggGAGAGAGCTAAATTCATATTCTTTAATTTAAAAATAGTATTGGTACCATTTTCATATATATAAAGCCATTCTATTTGATTATTTGGAGTTTATTGAATATTGAGAATAAAAGAGGAAAAGGAAATAGAATTATGAATTGATTGGAGTTTGCAAATGTCCAAAATACCCCTGCCAAGTGTGGCTATATAAAGCCACTTCTTCCCCCTCTCTTTTCTTTTTACCCGGCCACTCCTTCTTccttctttcttttttctttctttctttcctttctctctctctcagcttttttttctctctctctctctcagctttttttttctctctctctctctcactctcttgTTTTCTTCCAAATCCTCCATTAAAAATCAATCTTATTTTAAGATTTTAGTTCCTTATACTCTAAATATGCATATACGTACTTGcatgtgtgtgttgtgtgtgtgttgttCGGTTTTATCAAGAACCATTCGGTTCTTAATTTTGTAGTTATTTTTGAGTTTGATTCTTTGCAAGGAAGTGATGAAAGGTTATGCATGTTAGTTATCTTGAGTAATTGATGGATAATCGGTGGTTTTTGCACCACCAAGAAGACACCGCCGCCGGCGATGAACTCCGGTGAgtcggtggtgagctatgatgccTTGCTGTGCTCTAATAGAATAAAAGAAATTAGTTCGATGGATGCATGTTGAGTTTTGAAAGAAACCGAATGCTATTTTTGGTTTATAAATAATTGGGttgaattatttgttaaattaGATGATCATTTACGTTTAGATTCTAAGTTATGTGCTTAAATGGAGTATATTGTTGATTTGAGTGTGTTTATGGGTTATCTGTTACATGCATGTCAAGATTTAGCTTTGCATGTAACTAATTTAGACTCAAAAGGATTAAAAAGATTGGTTATATCTAGAATAATGGATTAGTACTTTTAAAAGATGAGTTTGGTTATAGATTTTGAGTTTCAAATGATTTTTGGTTCAAAATTTTTATGGTAAggttttttttgaaaaatggtTCGAATGTGTGGTTTTGACTAGAAATAAAGTTTATGCTTGATTCTTGAACTTGCATGTTGATTGTTGCTAATTGAGATATGATTTTTTTGAACTTGCATGTTGGTTTTTTACTTGCATGTCAATTATCCGAAAAGAACTTACTTGGTATGctttgttttggttcgaattttgatAAGCAAAAAGGAGTAAAAAATGTTTTCGTGTCGTGATGTTTGAATCAATGATTAATTGCTAAATGTTAAGTATAGTTATGATATTAAGGGTGTATGAGTATATCGtattatgtgttacgtgataaTACTCGAGTACATAAGTTAAGTGATATCGcgatttaataattaaatatgttcttgtgaagtagttatatattcaatatatatatatatataacaatgtctTTATCATACAAGATTGCTAACATTTATAACCAAACTTGTTCTGTATTACCTACTGATTTAAGGTGGTAATCCTATTCCTAGCTTACACTAGTCTCTAATCCCATCTCCACaaaatattttcgaactttcGTCATTATAAATACTAGTCGATAACCATTGTAatgatttaatttatttaaataatttttaaagatcATTGTGAGCATTACTCAAAATTGATTATTTTTTAAAGATCATTGTGAACATTACTCAAAATTGATTAAACGATCAGCTAACTCCTAATTCAATTACGATCGGCTAAAGTCAGTAGAAGCAAAATAGCTATTTGATTCAGCTTTACAAGAATTAGCCTCCCTTCTTTCATCCTCTCTACATTTTCAAGTAAATCGAGAGGCTTTCACTGGTTTTCTCCGGTGGAAAGCCCCAACCCCTTCATTCTTTGTTATTCTCGTTAATTTCCTTTCAATAAGACCCAATTTTTTGGGTGTTTATGTGTCTCTCCTCTTGGAGTGTGTGTTTTGTCTTTACTTTTGGAGTGTTTATTATGTATTTATTTAGTCATGCTTGGGTTTATCTGGTGATGGATCTGTTGATGAtgaatttattgatatttttggtgatTTGCAAAGCCTGTATCGGATCTGGGATGGTGGTGATTATTGCGAGAGCTTACCTTTCACAACTAAAAATTGTTCATATTTTATGAGTTTACACTTTCGGCATGTCTggtatccggcatgtagatagctggggtgccttCGGCATGTTTATAGCTTGTGTCCGAAATATAGATAGCTGGGGTCCCGCTTCTCCAATCTCATTCTACGCGATTGGTGTTTCTGAACATTAGGCTCACCATATTTTTTATATGATATGATCAATTGCGATATTGCTATTTTCAGAGATGCTGTTGCAATTTGGATCGCTTGggatgtctttgatttcgtttttaatttcaaaattttttaaattctatgtgttaaacgatcaggaaacaaatcatctaattatttttagtatgttatttgttttatcacCTGGTTCTATCGACAGTAGGGGGTTTGTCCCGACTGTACTACATTCAATTTAATGAAAACTTTCTacatttgtaaaaaaaaaataatttttaaaagtcaTAATAGTATAAGTGTTATGTCAAATTTTCTAATTTTTACTCGAAAATCCAACCCAAAATGAGTATGATATTTGTGTTAagaatataataaaaaaaatagaattattatacaatttcaaaatttttatcATTTTATTTAAATAGACTATTGAGTCATATGGAAAATAGGATTACTTAGTTGAAATCAATAGAAGAAATGTAATTaaaaaatgggtaaaataatatatataatattataagtcaCATAGAAGTAAGGGAAGAATAAAAATTATACATATAGAGTTATAATAAATTCAAAAAGCGGTgaaatcaaaagctgatgaaactAAAAAGGTATAATATATTGAATTAGCAATACATAAGAGATTTAGGAACACAAAGGTTAAAGTCAAACTgatgaaacaaaaataaaaccaaacttAATAGAATAATAAGACATATAAAagtataatataataaaaataaaaccgAACTTAAAAGCACAAGGGTTAAAGCCGAAATggtgaaacaaaaataaaaccagacttaatagaatcataaaatatatagaattataagataacaaaaataaaaccaaacttAACACAATCACAAGACATGTAGAAGTAtaagataacaaaaataaaataaaatttaatagaGTCATAAGACATGTAGAAGTATAAGATATACAAACAGGAATAAAGGGTGTAATCGCGTTGATTCATACCCTGATTACCttatttattttgttatcttaTGATCTCATAAACCCCAAGAGAACCTTTATAAACTTTCCTACGTATTGTTTTGATTAACCCAGATTCTTCGATAACCCATGAACCTTATTATGTATTGATATTTAGAACTGTTCTAATTCGGAACTAGTATATTCTGTTGACCATTTGATCAAGATCTTTTATATTGATGCCTGTTTAATTCCAATTCGTTCACTTTCCTTGAATTtttgaattgaacttaagaatgatttttgacttgaatgagtctgaatgatttcatattcttggtaatgataaaatgaactttGTCAACTTTTCTTACTTCCAACACAAAGGTTTTCCAAACAAATTCTTGATGGATTGGATaaagacgtaagagactagtgggactagtccagtcacataagaagctagcggggctagtccaacataaggctgaaataatgccataggtaccataacgaccagatggaggtcggtatgggctgatcacccgtattattttttttaaaaaggatggatattccaatcaagggttttTTTTATGTTTTGTGAAAGAGAAAATGATATAATCCCTTAAGCAGTTTGCTTCTTTTTAATGAGaggaaatgaaatgatttgtatTTTTGTTAAGTTATGAATCCTGTGAGCCCTTACAATTTAACTAGTTGTGAATCTTGAAGCTCGATTAACAGCTTCTTTCAATTGAGAAAATCTTTTATAATCTTtctaatgatttgtgatgaatgtcggctttctcCCAATCTTGAGCCTTAAGTCCTGAAAGCCTGAAACCTTTTTATTACCTTTACTTAGCCAATCACTGCCACCTAGAAATTGAATGTAGAATGTCTCAGATTTTTGATATTGACATTGTGATGTGGAACTGTTTATATAGTTACTTTCTGAGTTTCTTTGCTCatttatttgctttgatctaaccatggaagttaagcaagaagatggccagacttaggtgCACCGCTTGCAAGAGTGTTCCTGGCGGTCCCTACCGGGTtgtaggtttccagatgccagagtAGGTAGTTGTTCTGTGTGAGCAAGCGAGTTAGTTTGAAGGGCTTTTATAGTTGGTTCAaatacaatgggttatctatcgattccatgtcggaatcgaataaatttgatcttaattatattttgggttgttatatatttattctggttggtagttgtaatcatgtctcatacttaatcctgtttagatcatgttattattattatcggggtttattatatctgCTGTGGTTatattagtttaatggtgtgagattgagggcatcacagttttagatttttagagtgataagaaGAACCCTAGATTGATAGCTTGTTGatttggttctttttatatttgtagCTTCGAATCTCTGTATTTGGAGTTGTAAGTAAACCCTCCGGGTATTTATACTTTGAATAAAAGAATATTTACCCAGAATCTCTTTGTTTGTTCATTTGGTTTTTAATTTTGATATTCCACTGCATTAAATTGATAAAaacgaagaacatacattcacccctcCTGTATGTACCTTTTAGACCTAACAATTGCCTTATATATCTTGCTGCCATCATGTTCTTCTTTGATCCTGAGCACCCACTTCTCATGTAAAGCCTTCTTTACAACTAGTAACTTTGTTAAAGATTAAGTCTCATTCTTTTGAAGAGAACTCATCTCATCTTTCATGGCTGATTTTCACTAAATTGAATCATCCACATGTACTCTCTCGGAATAACACTGAGACTCTCTGTACTTGGTCAATAACATATAATATGCTAAAGAACAAAATATTTGTAGTGGGCTCACAATTCTGCTATATTTTCTTACCTCGTTCTGTAGAGTAACTGGAACAGTGTCATTAACATTCTCTGAACTTCCACTATTTCCTGAAAAATCTCCTTCCATAATATCTTCAAGCACTATTTTCTCTTTCCCATCACTACACCATAGAATGCATATAGCAACAACAAAAATTTATTGCCTAAAGGGCTTTTTATGTTGCAGTAGAAAATATGGCAACAAATATGGAAAATTTTGGCATTACATCCGGTGGTGATGCAATAGGGGTCCTATAGCAATATTTTGAGCCATGTATAGCAACAACACAACCTTATTGCAGTATACAATATTTAgcaataaaatattttttactGCAATACAGTAAAATCATTGCAGTAGATGTTTTTGTCTGCTAAATAACCACCTTAAGGCAACATTAACCGGTCCTATTGCAATTAATTTATGGTCAAATCTAACAAATATTGCAACAAAATTTGAACCAACTGTAATATTTTATGGCTGATGTAATTTTAAATGGCAACGTATTTGGACATAATTACAACAGTGTTTTAAAAAAAACGAAAGGAACTGTTTGTAAAATATACTAGCCAAGCATTTTTTTATGCCACAAAACCAAGCAATTGTCATTCAAAAGTACCATGACCAAATTAAAAGCAGCTCTCCGGATGTCCCAACATCATCCTTACAAACATTCATAATTTAAGTCTATTTAAAAATAACAATAGCTAGCTAAATCAAATTCACGAGAGAATTTAGTCGCACACAACTAAACCAAATTCGAGTTCGAATTTAACAAAAGAAGCTAGCTATAGCAAACTACAGATAACTTAAAGATAAATTAAAGTAAAAATCAGATGGCCCCTGCAACTTCATCTCCATCTGCATCACCATCATCGTCGCTCACTTTTTATGCATCCTCATAATCATCTTCATTTTTATCAACCTCGGCAGAACTTTGAGCACATAGTTCTTCAACATCGATATTTAGACCAGGATTCAATTCACCAAGTTTTTCAAAAATCTTCCTTAGCTTCTTCTGCATTTTCTCCTCCATTGCAGCAGCTAACTTTTCAGTTGCTTTTTCCAGTTCCGAAGAATCTGTTTTTCCCTCTTTTGTCAATTTTTTCTTCGTCTTCCTTGTTATGCCACTCCTTCCAACAAGCCAGTTACGACCATGAGCTGCAAGATCAAGGTCTGCCATCTCCTCATCCTCATCAGTTGATTTTTGAGGAGtttttccatttttcttttcCTACGTATAAAATTGAGCAACAAACATTAATTTCAATAAAATACAATTACTCCTTGTAAAATTAATGAAGAAATATAGCAGGGCTAATTATTGACAAAAATACTTGTAAAATTTTTCATAAAATCTGAACATGCAATTTATGAACAAAAATACTTGTAAAATTGGTCGAGAAATATAAAAGTGCTATTTTTACCATCATTGTATGACCTTTGCGGGTTTTTGGATAAATTGCCTTCTTTGTGTCTTGTGCACGGGCATCTTTACCAATTTTCtagaataaaataaaatgtatCAGTTTTCTTACAAGAAATAAATGAAGGGACCGTTAAACAACAAATATGGGTACGTCATACCATTTCATTACGAATCTGAGCAAAACTAGTGCGCCCAGCAGTATGAGTATCAGTCACATTCTTtcgattttttttatttgtttcagCTTTTTTCTTGACTGATTCATCACTCCAGTACTTGAGAAGCACCTTGAACTGTTCCACTGGAATATTTGCAGGCCTGTTTTTCATCCTTTCGGCGTCAGTATCAAATTTGGTATAGCATGCACTCTTAACACGAGATTTGTATACCCTCCAGTCATCAGCAAGGCTTCTAATAACCCAATCCTTGCCTTCCTCGGGAATTATGTACTTTGTCTAACAAGGTACATAAAAATACGGATAAGAATCAAGAAAGAAACAACTATTTACAATAAATAAACCATTATTTTTGTCTAACAAGGAAATGATAAGAATCTAGAATTAAAGAAGCAACTATTTACGATAAAAAAAATAGGTTATTGCACTAGGTTATTAAAAAACTAACATCGTAGATCATAGAGAATTTTATTGGCCCAGATAAAAAAAGGCCATCTAAATTTCACTATCCACAAACAGGCCCagatatggaaattaaaattaaaatacatcAAAATTCAACTAAAAGCCCATCAAAACAAAGAACAGAATGCACAACATTATTATCGATGATGCTCTTAAAATTAGAAATTGATGTTAAATTTAGAGTAAAAACTCTGTTTTTCCTCCAATAAATAACAAGGAcaacaaaaattaaaaaatgacaTAAAATCGAACAATTAACACATACACAATTTACGTCACTTGAATAGATAATAAGGATAACACAATTTACATAAAATACCGTGTTTACCTAAAATACAGAACAAGTTAATTTCGAAAAAAAATACTGAACAAGTTTAGTAAAAAACAATTAAAGTGCTTTTTACCTTGATATATTCCCACCATCCATCTTTTATTGCTTTAGGAACTTTAGACCAATTTACATAATCAAGTGGGATGTACAGCCTTGCTATCGTCCCGATGAAACTACTGAATTCAGTAATGACGTTTTTTTCCTTTGACACGGGCTGGAGGTCATGATTTAAATTAATAACTGGCCTTTCATCGAGTCTCCTTGTGAAAACATGATTCATCTTCGTAGGTCCTCTACGCCTTGTACTTTTGGTACTAGATTCACTTACAAAAATAGCCACAAATAAATATGCATATTCCTGATATAAAAAATAAGACCATTACCTAATATTTGAAATAAACCTATTTCGAAGACACTATCCACAACATTTTGGAAGTTATTACCTTCAAAATTTTCATCATCATTGACACGCCTTTATTGTTCCGCATCTTTTTTGTGTTTTTGTAAATCAACAAATGCCTCCATTGTACCAATCCTTTCATTGGCAGGAGGCCTTTGTAACTGTGTAAGATCAAGAGGAAATGGCGGGGGAGCTGGTAGTGGCGGGGGAGGTGGTAATATATCTCTATCATTAACCTTGcgaataatataaaaaaaataaattaaattaaaacatGAATTAAATTAAAACTAAAACCAACTATGTAGATGCATATGAAACACATAAAGATAagttaaattaaattaaattcatATACCTCTGTTCTCCCTTCAGTTTGATTTACTGAACATGAACGGGTCCTTGGTCTGACGACGACTTCGTTAACCTTTTAAAcattttttactttcttttttGGCTAAATACACAAAAAATAGTCAACAAAATTGTATGTTCCAAAAAACAAAGGAGTTGTATTTGTACAAAAATATACCTGAGGAATAACATGTTCTGCTTCTTCTTCGCTTAAACTATCATGTCCAGAAATATATGCTCGATCAAATTCAGCTTCTGACCAATGATCTGTAACtgttttctttgctttcttggtgGATTTCCCAGCAGTAAAGAACTCATTTGCCTTCTCCTTCAGTTTATACTTATCAGCTTCTTTCGCATTCGCTTCCATTCTCCTTCTTCTGTTTAACTCATAATCAACAAGCTTCTTCTAAACCAAGCACCCAATTAATAAACTTAAATGTAAGGTGACAATAAAGCATACAATGTGATTACAAAATAAATCTCAGATAATTACCAAAAATACACCGGGATAAAAAATTACCTTATCAGTTGCATTCTTTTTCACCAGTTCATCACCTACATTTTTGTTCTCCCCATCACTTGCCTTTCTAAGCTTTCTGGTACTGATCTGTTTATCATGTTCTATTTCATTCTCCACCAAAGCTCGTGACTTTATCTTATCAGTTATCTGTTGTTTAAGATCTTTAATTGTTACAAACTTCCTTTTCAAGGGTAAATCAGCACCTACGATATAAAgacaaaaaaaaatataaattgtCAGTTCAGTACTcaaattcatataaaaaattatttggagCCAAAATTATTTTACCTTCAAAATATGTCCTTGATCTTATGGCAACATGTGGTTGTATCTGGGTAGCAGGCACAATAGATGTGTCCACCATATTGTCAAGGTAAATATCCAATAAAGAACCAAGTTTTACCCCTGCTACAAGATCATCTACATCTTTATCAGTCATCAGTAGTTTCCAGCCATCTTCTTTCTTCGCATAAACGCCTCCAATTTCTTTATATCCAAGGTCATCTTTAACATACTCCATCAGTTCCGAGAATGAAAATCTATCAGGATCCACAGCTGCATTAATTGTTGTAGATGTTCCATTTGAGTATTTGGTTTTTTGAAACTGGCCCTTATGGTGGAACCTGAGGAAAAAATAGTTTTCTTTCATAACCTGAAAATAACATAAACATGAATATTAATTAGTCCCCACATTATACAGATATAAGCAATTACTATCAAGTAACAAGTGAAacataaatattaaattttaggGCTAAACAACAAACAACAAGTAGCAAAAATCAAATGAACTGGTCATCAAATTTTACAAGCAATCAGGAATAAGTTACAAGTAGTGGTACAATGTTTGTCATGATTAAAAGCAACAGATGAGCataaaaaaatagaaataaagAAGTCGGCATGTCCATTCATTCGTCATGGTCATCATCATGATCTTCTTTCTCTTCACCGGATGACACATTTTCATTCGGAATGTCATCCCTATGCCAAGTCATATCATCAGTTTGGTTCTGTAATGGGTATTCAAGTTCAGCATTATACATGGTAGGTCCGTAAAGATCTTCAAGCACATCATCAGTTTCCTCGTCTATTCCATTGTGCTCTTTCGGTAGTTTCTTAACAACAAACCACAAGTTCTTTTCGGTACAATCTTGAATGTAGAATACCTGTTATACTTGTGTAGCTAGTACAAATGGATCATCCTTTTGACATAATTTACTGAAATTGACACGTGTGAGCCCAAAGCAGTCCTTATCCTTTTGATACCAAATGCACCTAAACAAAACAACCGCAAATGCGCCCCAATAATCTACTTCAATAATCTCTTCAATTGCTCCGTAGTAAATAACATCCCCAACTGTTGGATTTTGATCCTTTAAACTCATA
This genomic interval from Apium graveolens cultivar Ventura chromosome 8, ASM990537v1, whole genome shotgun sequence contains the following:
- the LOC141679226 gene encoding uncharacterized protein LOC141679226 — translated: MEYVKDDLGYKEIGGVYAKKEDGWKLLMTDKDVDDLVAGVKLGSLLDIYLDNMVDTSIVPATQIQPHVAIRSRTYFEGADLPLKRKFVTIKDLKQQITDKIKSRALVENEIEHDKQISTRKLRKASDGENKNVGDELVKKNATDKKKLVDYELNRRRRMEANAKEADKYKLKEKANEFFTAGKSTKKAKKTVTDHWSEAEFDRAYISGHDSLSEEEAEHVIPQGEQRLMIEIYYHLPRHYQLPRHFLLILHSYKGLLPMKGLVQWRHLLIYKNTKKMRNNKGVSMMMKILKEYAYLFVAIFVSESSTKSTRRRGPTKMNHVFTRRLDERPVINLNHDLQPVSKEKNVITEFSSFIGTIARLYIPLDYVNWSKVPKAIKDGWWEYIKTKYIIPEEGKDWVIRSLADDWRVYKSRVKSACYTKFDTDAERMKNRPANIPVEQFKVLLKYWSDESVKKKAETNKKNRKNVTDTHTAGRTSFAQIRNEMKIGKDARAQDTKKAIYPKTRKGHTMMEKKNGKTPQKSTDEDEEMADLDLAAHGRNWLVGRSGITRKTKKKLTKEGKTDSSELEKATEKLAAAMEEKMQKKLRKIFEKLGELNPGLNIDVEELCAQSSAEVDKNEDDYEDA